In Heyndrickxia vini, the sequence TCTTATCGAAAATAATAAAGCACAGCCTTCGATGGAAAGTCTGTCCTATATTGCAAAACGACTTGAAGTTGATACAGCTGATTTATTAGAAGAAATAAGTTCAGCTGAATTAATGGAGATTCTTGAACAAGCAGAAAATATATATAGTTCAGATTTCGAAAAATCACCAAATAAATATATTGAGCTTGTCTCTCTTATTAAACCTTTTATAAATAACCTGACACAAGGGTATGCATCTGCACGATTATTGGATATATATAGTCGAAGTCTATATCGGAGCAAAAAAAGTGGATGGGAGGAGATTGCTGATCGTGCCTACTTTCTTTACGAGCAATTAAACCTTGCTTCTTATCAAGCAGATATTAGTATCTTTCGCTCATCTGAGAAATTCATTACCCACGAGTACGAGGAGAGTCTCACTTTATTTTTACATGAACGGGCAAAACTTGAATCAAAACAAGCTTACATGAATCAAATGACTCGACTTGATCTCGATTATCACGAAGCCATTTTATATTTCGCTGTTGGTGATTCAAAATCGGCGATACAGGTTATGGAAAAAGCGATCGATTTTTCAAAAGAAAAGCGTCTATTTTATCGAATAGATGATTTATATAGACTTGCTGCCGCAGAAGCACTTATGTCTCATAATAAAGAGAAAAGGGATTATTACACAAAAAAGTTGAAACAATATGGAGAATTTGCGGATGATAGGCATTCGATTGTGTTCCATGAGTTATTACAAATAATGACGATCATAGCTGAAGAGCAAAATTATCATTATGCTTTGCAATTGATAAATCAATATAACTTAGAATCAGAAGATATGTGTAATTTCAAAGTTTGGTTTTATCTTGAAAAAGGGAAAGCATTGTATGGACTTGGACATTTTAAAGAGGCACTCCTTTACCTAAAAAAGGTGGAAATACCCGAGAACTTTCATCACCCTTTCGATTTATCAATTTTTTATGTAACAGATTCATACAAAGCACTTTGTTATGTTGAATTACAAAAGATAGATTTAGCACTAGAATCTGCAAAAATAGCTGTGGAAAAGATTTCACCTCTTCCACATACTCCATATAAAGAGATGATTTATGATACGTACGAAAAAATAAAAGGTAAGGCAAGTAAGACAAATGAAGCGGAAGAATCATAAGATCTCTTCCTCCTTCATTTGTCTTTTTTCTATAAAACTATCATTTGTTTGTTTAACCCTGCTTGTCC encodes:
- a CDS encoding helix-turn-helix domain-containing protein yields the protein MLGERIRKLRKQKKLTLEALAGDVLTKGMLSLIENNKAQPSMESLSYIAKRLEVDTADLLEEISSAELMEILEQAENIYSSDFEKSPNKYIELVSLIKPFINNLTQGYASARLLDIYSRSLYRSKKSGWEEIADRAYFLYEQLNLASYQADISIFRSSEKFITHEYEESLTLFLHERAKLESKQAYMNQMTRLDLDYHEAILYFAVGDSKSAIQVMEKAIDFSKEKRLFYRIDDLYRLAAAEALMSHNKEKRDYYTKKLKQYGEFADDRHSIVFHELLQIMTIIAEEQNYHYALQLINQYNLESEDMCNFKVWFYLEKGKALYGLGHFKEALLYLKKVEIPENFHHPFDLSIFYVTDSYKALCYVELQKIDLALESAKIAVEKISPLPHTPYKEMIYDTYEKIKGKASKTNEAEES